The Sorangiineae bacterium MSr11367 genome window below encodes:
- a CDS encoding RtcB family protein, which produces MTNATDNGHVTLETTGAPIKAWTVGVPFEAEAEAQLRRVAELPFIHKWVAVMPDVHAGIGATVGSVIATKGAIIPAAVGVDIGCGMMATRTTLRASDLPDNLRELRTAIEAAVPHGRTANGGPGDRGAWGHLPADVTEAWSALDEGYKWLTDKYPKLDRGASANHLGTLGTGNHFIEVCLDEADHVWFMLHSGSRGVGNRIGSFFIELAKKDMRTWMVNLPDENLAYLPEGTEHYGDYWKAVSWAQKFAATNRELMMKAVVSAARGSHLPPFELTDVAVNCHHNYVAREHHYGADVLVTRKGAVRAAEGDLGIIPGSMGARSFIVRGKGNRESFHSCSHGAGRKMSRTAAKKAFTIEDHEEATKGIECRKDADVIDETPAAYKSIDDVMHAQSELVDIVHTLRQVVCVKG; this is translated from the coding sequence ATGACCAACGCGACGGACAACGGGCACGTGACCTTGGAAACGACCGGGGCGCCGATCAAGGCGTGGACGGTGGGGGTTCCTTTCGAGGCCGAGGCGGAAGCCCAGCTTCGACGCGTGGCGGAGCTCCCCTTCATCCACAAGTGGGTCGCCGTCATGCCGGACGTGCACGCCGGGATCGGAGCGACGGTCGGAAGCGTGATTGCGACCAAGGGCGCCATCATTCCGGCGGCGGTGGGCGTGGATATCGGCTGTGGAATGATGGCCACGCGCACGACGTTGCGCGCATCGGACCTGCCGGACAACCTGCGCGAGCTGCGCACGGCCATCGAGGCGGCGGTTCCGCACGGGCGCACCGCCAACGGCGGCCCCGGCGATCGCGGTGCGTGGGGGCATCTGCCGGCCGACGTGACCGAGGCATGGAGCGCGCTCGACGAAGGCTACAAGTGGCTCACCGACAAGTACCCCAAGTTGGACCGCGGCGCGTCGGCGAACCATCTTGGGACCTTGGGCACGGGAAATCACTTCATCGAAGTGTGCCTGGACGAGGCGGACCACGTCTGGTTCATGCTGCATTCGGGGTCGCGCGGTGTGGGAAACCGCATCGGTAGCTTCTTCATCGAGCTGGCGAAGAAGGACATGCGCACGTGGATGGTGAACCTTCCGGACGAAAACCTCGCGTACTTGCCCGAGGGTACGGAGCACTATGGCGACTACTGGAAGGCGGTAAGCTGGGCGCAGAAGTTCGCGGCGACGAACCGCGAGCTCATGATGAAGGCCGTGGTGAGCGCTGCGCGCGGGAGCCACCTGCCGCCCTTCGAGTTGACCGACGTGGCGGTGAATTGCCACCACAATTACGTGGCGCGCGAACACCATTATGGTGCCGACGTGCTGGTGACCCGAAAGGGCGCGGTGCGCGCGGCCGAGGGCGACCTCGGCATCATCCCCGGAAGCATGGGGGCGCGCTCGTTCATCGTTCGCGGCAAGGGAAACCGTGAGAGCTTTCACTCGTGCAGCCACGGTGCGGGGCGCAAAATGTCGCGCACGGCGGCGAAAAAGGCCTTCACCATCGAGGACCACGAGGAAGCAACCAAAGGCATCGAATGCCGCAAGGACGCGGACGTCATCGACGAGACGCCCGCTGCTTACAAATCGATCGACGACGTGATGCACGCCCAGAGTGAGCTCGTCGACATCGTGCATACGCTGCGACAAGTCGTATGCGTCAAGGGATAG
- the rtcR gene encoding RNA repair transcriptional activator RtcR: protein MDPKKLVVITLLGSTLDRGRGHGRWDRWRPTVALAQHEDLLIDRLELLYGKESSELADTVITDIRHASPETKVVGHVVHFEDAWDFERVYGTLHDFARTYPFDTDKEDYLVHITTGTHVAQICLFLLTESRYFPARLLQTSPGKRREGKDASPGSYAIIDLDLSKYDRLGSRFQKEKASGQSFLKSGIETRNRAFNDLIERIEQVAIGSRAPILLTGPTGAGKSKLARRIFELKKARRQVTGEFSEVNCATLRGDAAMSALFGHVKGAFTGAIANRPGLLRKAHQGVLFLDEVGELGADEQAMLLRAIEEKVFYPMGSDREVTSDFQLITGTNRDLRARIAGGHFRDDLFARINLWTFRLPALHERPEDIPPNLDFELEQISASFRVNITMSKEARDRFLRFASKWTWPGNFRDFDASVTRMATLADGGRITERVVADEIERLRAGAVDGAPAGDGKELIARALGAERAAQIDRFDRVQLEDVLSVCAGTRSLSEAGRELFAYSRAERTSVNDSDRLRKYLARFGIEFSAFQQRLTSR, encoded by the coding sequence ATGGACCCGAAAAAGCTCGTCGTCATCACGCTTTTGGGCAGCACGCTCGACCGTGGTCGTGGCCATGGCCGCTGGGATCGATGGCGCCCCACGGTGGCCCTCGCCCAGCACGAGGATTTGCTCATCGATCGGCTCGAGCTCCTCTACGGGAAGGAGAGCTCCGAGCTTGCCGATACCGTGATCACGGACATCCGCCACGCGTCGCCGGAGACGAAGGTGGTCGGCCACGTCGTCCATTTCGAGGATGCGTGGGACTTCGAGCGTGTCTACGGCACGTTGCACGACTTCGCGCGGACGTACCCTTTCGATACGGACAAGGAAGACTACCTGGTCCACATCACCACGGGCACGCACGTGGCGCAGATATGCCTCTTTCTCTTGACGGAGTCGCGTTACTTTCCGGCGCGCCTTCTGCAAACGTCGCCCGGCAAGCGAAGGGAGGGCAAGGACGCGAGCCCGGGCTCGTATGCGATCATCGATCTCGATCTGTCCAAGTACGACCGGCTCGGGTCGCGCTTTCAGAAGGAAAAGGCCTCGGGCCAGTCGTTCCTCAAGTCGGGCATCGAGACGCGCAACCGCGCGTTCAACGACTTGATCGAGCGCATCGAGCAGGTGGCCATCGGCTCGCGCGCGCCCATCTTGCTCACGGGGCCGACGGGGGCGGGGAAGAGCAAGCTCGCGCGGCGCATCTTCGAGCTGAAGAAGGCACGACGGCAGGTCACCGGGGAGTTCTCCGAGGTGAACTGCGCAACCTTGCGCGGGGACGCCGCGATGAGTGCGCTCTTCGGGCATGTCAAAGGCGCGTTCACCGGCGCCATCGCCAACCGACCCGGGTTGCTGCGCAAGGCGCATCAAGGCGTTCTCTTTTTGGACGAAGTGGGCGAGCTCGGTGCGGACGAACAGGCCATGCTCCTTCGCGCCATCGAGGAAAAGGTGTTTTATCCGATGGGCTCGGACCGGGAGGTCACCAGCGACTTTCAGCTCATCACCGGAACGAATCGCGATTTGCGGGCGCGCATCGCAGGAGGGCATTTCCGCGATGACCTCTTCGCTCGTATCAACTTGTGGACCTTTCGCCTGCCGGCATTGCACGAGCGGCCCGAGGACATTCCGCCGAATCTCGATTTCGAGCTGGAGCAGATCTCCGCCAGCTTTCGCGTGAACATCACTATGAGCAAGGAGGCGCGCGATCGCTTCTTGCGATTTGCCTCCAAATGGACCTGGCCGGGCAACTTTCGCGACTTCGATGCATCGGTCACGCGCATGGCCACGTTGGCCGATGGCGGGCGCATCACCGAGCGCGTGGTGGCCGACGAGATCGAGCGGCTGCGGGCAGGCGCCGTGGATGGAGCCCCCGCCGGTGACGGAAAGGAGCTGATCGCCCGCGCCCTTGGGGCGGAGCGTGCGGCGCAGATCGATCGGTTCGATCGCGTGCAGCTCGAAGACGTGCTCTCCGTGTGCGCGGGCACGCGCTCTTTGTCGGAGGCCGGGCGCGAGCTTTTCGCCTACTCGCGTGCCGAGCGCACCAGCGTGAACGATTCGGATCGTTTACGGAAATACCTGGCGCGCTTCGGCATCGAGTTTTCGGCCTTTCAGCAGCGTCTCACCTCACGGTGA
- a CDS encoding elongation factor Tu, with protein MGKMHLNVGTIGHVDHGKTTLTSAITKVMAALHGGRARSLEQIDSTPEERMRGITINLAHVEYESMTRHYAHIDCPGHADYVKNMITGASQMDGAIVLVDGSQGAQEQTREHVLLAKQVGVKHVVVFVNKTDIADPELLELVVLEVQDLLAANGYEGSPVVKGSALQAIQAVDEGTALKVGPGKPGTSGDPRTIAIRELVEAMDTHFPDPQRDYAAPFLLPIEDVFTIEGRGTVVTGRVDRGVLPVGATVEIIGLTDDGKSRAVVVTGIQSFHKDRPEARAGENVGLLLRGVKRDEVVRGQVVSIPGSIQPHIEGEAELYILTAKEGGRHTPFGTGYAPQFFFGTTDVTGTLDVPGDIAQPGDHTRVNFRLQHAIAVEPGMRFSLREGKRTVGAGVILTVR; from the coding sequence ATGGGCAAAATGCATCTCAATGTCGGTACCATCGGACACGTCGACCACGGCAAAACCACGCTCACGAGCGCCATCACCAAGGTGATGGCCGCTCTGCACGGCGGGCGTGCGCGCTCGCTCGAACAGATCGACAGCACGCCGGAAGAGCGGATGCGCGGGATCACGATCAACCTTGCGCACGTGGAGTACGAGTCGATGACGCGTCACTACGCGCACATCGACTGCCCGGGTCACGCCGACTACGTCAAAAACATGATCACCGGTGCGTCGCAGATGGATGGCGCGATCGTGCTCGTCGACGGCTCGCAAGGGGCGCAAGAGCAGACGCGCGAGCACGTTCTGCTGGCGAAACAGGTGGGCGTGAAACACGTCGTCGTGTTCGTGAACAAGACCGACATCGCGGACCCCGAGCTGCTCGAGCTCGTCGTCCTCGAGGTGCAAGATCTCCTCGCGGCCAACGGGTACGAGGGTTCGCCCGTCGTCAAAGGCTCCGCGCTCCAGGCCATTCAGGCCGTGGACGAGGGCACTGCGTTGAAAGTCGGGCCCGGCAAGCCGGGCACCTCCGGCGACCCGCGCACCATCGCCATCCGCGAGCTCGTCGAGGCCATGGACACCCATTTCCCCGATCCGCAACGCGACTATGCGGCGCCGTTTCTGCTGCCCATCGAGGACGTATTCACCATCGAGGGTCGCGGAACCGTCGTCACCGGACGCGTCGATCGCGGCGTTCTCCCCGTCGGGGCGACCGTCGAAATCATCGGGCTCACGGACGACGGAAAATCGCGCGCCGTCGTGGTCACCGGCATTCAGTCGTTCCACAAGGATCGGCCGGAGGCCCGCGCGGGCGAAAACGTCGGGCTGCTCCTTCGGGGCGTCAAGCGCGACGAAGTCGTCCGCGGCCAAGTCGTGTCCATTCCCGGCTCCATCCAGCCTCATATCGAGGGTGAGGCGGAGCTGTACATTCTCACCGCGAAGGAGGGCGGCCGGCACACCCCGTTCGGTACGGGCTATGCGCCGCAGTTCTTCTTCGGCACCACCGACGTCACCGGTACGCTCGACGTGCCCGGCGACATCGCGCAACCCGGCGACCATACGCGGGTGAATTTTCGCCTGCAGCATGCCATCGCCGTCGAGCCGGGCATGCGGTTCTCGCTCCGCGAGGGGAAGAGGACCGTCGGCGCCGGAGTCATCCTCACCGTGAGGTGA